The Magnetococcales bacterium genome contains a region encoding:
- a CDS encoding HAD family hydrolase has translation MSLALFDLDDTLIAGDSDYLWGRFLVDHKVVEEAHYERENRRFYDDYLQGSLDIQAYLRFQLGYLAKHDMETLNRWHTAFMADKITPIMLPKGRALLEHHRQQGDTLMIITATNRFVTGPIAQAFGVDHILATELEVADNRFTGHPQGIPCFREGKVTRLQAWLQESDLSLAGSHFYSDSHNDLPLLEMVTHPIAVDPDDKLRKVAQERGWEIRSLR, from the coding sequence ATGTCCCTCGCCCTGTTTGACCTGGATGACACCTTGATCGCCGGAGACAGCGATTATCTCTGGGGCCGTTTTTTGGTGGATCACAAAGTAGTGGAAGAAGCCCACTATGAGCGGGAAAACAGGCGTTTCTATGACGATTATCTCCAGGGCAGCCTCGATATCCAGGCCTATCTACGTTTTCAGCTGGGTTATCTGGCAAAACACGACATGGAAACGCTCAACCGATGGCATACCGCCTTCATGGCAGATAAAATCACTCCCATCATGCTCCCCAAAGGGCGTGCTCTGCTGGAGCACCATCGTCAGCAAGGGGACACCCTGATGATCATCACTGCCACCAACCGCTTCGTCACCGGCCCCATTGCCCAAGCCTTTGGTGTCGATCATATTCTCGCAACCGAGCTGGAAGTAGCCGATAACCGCTTCACAGGCCACCCTCAAGGGATACCCTGCTTTCGGGAAGGCAAGGTGACCCGTCTGCAAGCCTGGCTGCAAGAGAGCGATCTCTCCCTGGCAGGCAGCCACTTTTACAGCGACTCCCACAACGACCTGCCCCTTCTGGAGATGGTAACCCACCCGATAGCAGTGGACCCGGACGACAAGCTCCGCAAGGTGGCCCAAGAACGGGGCTGGGAAATTCGCTCCCTGCGCTGA
- a CDS encoding Hsp20/alpha crystallin family protein translates to MARIHYTPFQSVRALQGELNRFFEASASGCNAHRMATELPLKVDILENENQVILQADVPGLEQKDIRINVENGLLTISGERRQEEEQKSAGMHRQERAFGQFSRTFRLPNVTDLDNIRASCKNGELQVILPKREEAKAREIPVTVH, encoded by the coding sequence ATGGCACGCATCCACTACACCCCGTTTCAATCCGTTCGCGCCCTGCAAGGGGAACTGAATCGCTTTTTCGAGGCTTCCGCCAGTGGCTGCAACGCCCACCGGATGGCCACCGAACTCCCCCTGAAGGTGGATATCCTGGAAAATGAAAACCAGGTCATCCTCCAAGCGGATGTGCCGGGGTTGGAGCAGAAGGATATTCGCATCAACGTCGAAAATGGTCTCCTCACCATCAGTGGTGAGCGTCGACAGGAAGAGGAACAAAAATCTGCCGGGATGCATCGTCAGGAGCGGGCCTTCGGCCAATTCAGCCGCACCTTCCGGCTCCCCAATGTGACCGATCTGGATAATATTCGGGCCAGCTGTAAAAATGGCGAACTGCAAGTCATCCTGCCCAAGCGGGAAGAGGCCAAAGCCCGGGAAATTCCGGTAACCGTCCACTAA